AAGATACATCACTTTATGACGGATTACAGGAATTTATGAAAAAGATTCCGGAATTTTCAGGATTTACAAATTATTCAAGTGAAATAGAGTTTGATGATCAGACAGGTGGGAACGACGATTTAGCAGGAATAATGAGTAAAGCATTTGAAGATACTAAAAAAAGACACGGAGGTAATTAATAATGGGAAATAGAGTAAAGCCACTAGATGAAGTGGAACATAAAAGATTAGTCCTGGAAGAATTTATCACAGGAGAAGCAGTGGAACTTGAAGTAAATATAGGAGTAATAAAACAAGGTCAGGTACTTGCACAAAATACTTCAACAGGAAAATGGGAAGTGTACGATAAGGCGGCCACATCAGATGGTTTAAATGTTCCAAGAAGAATATGCAAAGGGGAAGAAGAACTAGATACAGATGCCACAACAGATAATCTTGTAGCAGTGGTATTAAGAGAGGGAAGAGTAGACAGAGACTTAATAGTAGGTCTGGACTATAAAACAGATTACACGGGAACAAGAGAACTGGAAAGACACAGAATATATTTAGAGGAGGTACTGGATAATGAAACTAATTAATCCAAGACAGGCAGAATTAATGGGAGTATTTGCAGCCCTGCCGACAAATGTAACAACACATTACTTATCAAAATTTCAAAATGGCACACCGTTTATGACGGCATCAGACAGTTTTAATGTGATTGAACTGATGAAAGAGCTGATAAGTTTATCAATAGTACCAAGAGGAACAAAAGCGCCTGATATAAAAATAAATGGTCATAATACAATAAATATAAGACCGGACATCATAAAAGGAACCGCAACATTAACACCACTGGAAAACTTAGAAATACAGGCAGGACAAACACAAATGATACTTAACGGTCAGCTGGTAGACAACGGGAAATTCCTTGATGAGAAAAAGCTAAGTATGCTTAAATCAGGCTATGTAAACACTAAAGCAAGAATGTGTGCAGAGTTATTTTTAACAGGGAAAATAACATTACCGGAATCAAAGGATGTAATAGATTTTAAAACTAAGCCGGCAGTTCCTAAAACATTTACAAAAGGAACAAATAACTGGGAAGTATTCTTTCTAGACTTACTAGACGAATATGTAGAAAAGAATAAGGTATTCCCAACAAAAATAGAAGTAGACAAGGAGATCCTAAAAGAATTTCTAACAGATGAAAAACTGGCCAAACAGAATATAGCATACAACATAGTGGATATAATCCCTCAAAAGACACTGGAGCAAAGATATCCGCACTTTAATATTTTGAATATGAAAATAGAAACACTGGTGCCGGCAACTAATGTTGTAGGTAAAAAGATAGATACAGAAAATATGATTTATCTGTCGAATGAAGCAGAGTTCACAGAAACATATGT
This DNA window, taken from Sebaldella sp. S0638, encodes the following:
- a CDS encoding major capsid protein translates to MKLINPRQAELMGVFAALPTNVTTHYLSKFQNGTPFMTASDSFNVIELMKELISLSIVPRGTKAPDIKINGHNTINIRPDIIKGTATLTPLENLEIQAGQTQMILNGQLVDNGKFLDEKKLSMLKSGYVNTKARMCAELFLTGKITLPESKDVIDFKTKPAVPKTFTKGTNNWEVFFLDLLDEYVEKNKVFPTKIEVDKEILKEFLTDEKLAKQNIAYNIVDIIPQKTLEQRYPHFNILNMKIETLVPATNVVGKKIDTENMIYLSNEAEFTETYVGLEVAVNNSVLMLKADVHIDEIVEKDPPVKKYIFQSGYCPVLPITDRIMKYKVTIA